A window from Malassezia restricta chromosome I, complete sequence encodes these proteins:
- a CDS encoding golgi SNAP receptor complex member 1, giving the protein MTWEVQSRRVRQTQSRLDAKLTAYSQYVSDLARKNAAPSDAVSVDMSGSTPSVQDRAAMEAEIQALLVQYSDELDELGTTLNDPLLPPNNTQKHAIQRHRELLLDFEREFFRSKTHVRQVLDRHQLLGHVKQDIHDYRTQHASEVQSYLDERSHLERSHLMMDETLDQAYATQQEFRGQREQLGHTLTRLTRIAAQMPGVQSIISLISRRRRRDTIVLAVVIGVCLVILLLVGVRR; this is encoded by the coding sequence ATGACATGGGAGGTGCAGTcacggcgcgtgcgtcagACTCAGTCGCGGCTGGATGCGAAGCTGACGGCCTATTCACAGTACGTTTCGGATCTTGCACGGAAGAACGCGGCGCCCAGTGATGCTGTCTCTGTGGACATGAGCGGCTCGACGCCCTCTGTCCAGGACCGGGCGGCAATGGAGGCGGAGATCCAAGCGCTGCTTGTACAGTATTCggacgagctggatgaGCTGGGTACCACTCTCAACGATCCGCTGCTTCCGCCGAATAACACGCAGAAGCACGCgatccagcggcaccgTGAGCTGCTTCTGGACTTTGAGCGCGAATTCTTTCGCTCCAAGACGCATGTGCGTCAGGTGCTCGATCGGCATCAACTGTTGGGCCACGTCAAGCAAGACATTCATGACTACCGTACGCAGCATGCTTCCGAAGTGCAATCCTACCTCGATGAGCGCTCACACCTGGAGCGCTCGCATCTGATGATGGACGAGACGCTGGACCAGGCCTATGCGACGCAGCAAGAATTCCGCGGgcagcgtgagcagctcggccatACCCTGACGCGGCtgacgcgcatcgcggcgcagaTGCCAGGCGTCCAGAGCATTATATCCCTCATctcgcgacggcggcgacgcgaCACGATCGTGCTCGCGGTCGTGATCGGCGTCTGCCTCGTGATTCTGCTCCTCGTGGGTGTGCGACGCTAG
- a CDS encoding exportin-1, with translation MASMESILDFSQDLDLVLLDNIVAAMYTGAGADQRMAQQVLAQFQEHPDAWQRVPVIMQQSTNSQTKYIALQILDKLIATRWKVLPVDQQQGIRNFIVELIVVMSSEESNLRSERTLLGKLDTTLIQILKQEWPHNWPNFIPEIVSSSRGSLAICENNMAILRLLSEEVFDFSAEQMTQAKARNLKNQFCGEFGEVFQLCTEVLEKANKPSLIKATLETMLRFLNWIPLGFIFETNVVDSLITRFLEVPDFRNVTLKCLSEIVNLNVGAEYDPKFVILFNMVMTSINRMIPPSTDIAGVYETSTDEDQELVLNLALFLSNFLISHVRLLENAENQEVLLNAHLYLIKVSQVPEREVFKICLEYWSKLVSELYEEYQQFPMGDAGSVWGLNLGGAQAMQRSAMGRKAFYVKILSNLRLVMIERMVKPEEVLVVENDEGEIVREFLKESDTIVLYKAMREVLVYLTHLDVLDTENIMTEKLARQVDGTEWSWANLNTLCWAIGSISGAMNEETEKRFLVTVIKDLLGLCEMKRGKDNKAVVASNIMYIVGQYPRFLKAHWKFLKTVVNKNFEFMHETHEGVQDMACDTFSKIAQKCRRHFVMQQAGEQEPFIDEILRNLLQITVDLSPQQVHTFYEAVGYMIAAQPHRATQERLVAKLMELPSNAWDNLMKQAHSNVDVLSNPDNIKVLSNVLKTNVSACSSIGPFFLPQIARIYLDMLALYRSVSGIISAKVEAEGLIATKTPMVRGLRAIKKDILRLVDTYIRRADDLEGVNANLIPSLLDAILGDYHNNIPAARDAEVLNVMATITTRLGALLTDKIAPILDAVFEPTLNMINQDFAEYPEHRVGFFKLLRAINLHCFSALLELPPAKFKLTVDSIIWAIKHTMRDIADTGLHICLELLNNIANTDPMIAGAFFQQYLLNILQDIFYVLTDTDHKSGFKTQCLLLARIFELIETDKVVVPLWDPAQVPDPAMNNRLFIRQYTANLLRVAFPHVQPQYIDQFVSGLCALSSDLVQYKVHLRDFLITSREVAGGSDNSDLFLEDKEAEARNRLALERENAAKIPGMLKPSQIVEEDEEL, from the exons ATGGCGTCGATGGAG TCCATTCTGGACTTTAGCCAGGATCTAGATCTCGTCCTGCTAGACAACATCGTGGCGGCCATGTACACGGGTGCGGGCGCCGAtcagcgcatggcgcagcaaGTGCTGGCGCAGTTCCAGGAGCACCCGGATGCATGGCAGCGCGTGCCTGTGATTATGCAGCAGAGCACGAACTCACAAACCAAGTATATCGCTCTTCAGATCCTAGATAAGCTcatcgcgacgcgctggaAGGTGCTGCCCGTCGACCAGCAGCAGGGCATCCGCAACTTTATCGTCGAGCTGATCGTGGTCATGTCGTCGGAAGAGTCCAACctgcgcagcgagcgcaccCTGCTCGGCAAGCTCGACACGACACTCATCCAGATCCTCAAGCAGGAGTGGCCCCACAACTGGCCCAACTTCATCCCCGAGAtcgtgtcgtcgtcgcgcggcTCCCTCGCGATCTGCGAAAACAACATGGCCATCTTGCGCCTCCTGTCCGAAGAAGTGTTTGACTTCTCCGCCGAACAAATGACCcaggccaaggcgcgcaaCCTCAAGAACCAGTTCTGTGGCGAATTCGGCGAGGTGTTCCAGCTGTGCACCGAAGTGCTCGAAAAGGCCAACAAGCCATCGCTGATCAAGGCGACACTCGAGACCATGCTCCGCTTCCTCAACTGGATCCCCCTGGGCTTTATTTTTGAAACGAACGTCGTCGACAGCCTCATCACGCGCTTCCTCGAGGTACCCGATTTTCGTAACGTCACGCTCAAGTGCCTCTCGGAGATCGTCAATCTGAATGTCGGTGCCGAGTACGACCCCAAGTTCGTCATTCTCTTCAACATGGTCATGACATCCATCAACCGCATGATCCCGCCGTCGACGGACATTGCCGGCGTGTACGAGACGTCGACGGACGAAGACCAGGAACTGGTCCTCAACCTCGCCCTGTTCCTCAGCAACTTTTTGATCTCGCACGTCCGCCTGCTCGAGAACGCCGAGAACCAAGAAGTGCTGCTCAATGCACACTTGTACCTGATCAAGGTGTCGCAGGTCCCCGAGCGTGAGGTGTTCAAGATCTGCCTCGAATACTGGTCCAAGCTCGTGAGTGAGCTGTACGAAGAGTACCAGCAGTTCCCCATGGGCGATGCGGGCTCGGTATGGGGCCTGAACCTCGGTGGCGCtcaggccatgcagcgctcAGCCATGGGCCGCAAAGCCTTCTACGTCAAGATCCTCTCCAATCTGCGTCTGGTGATGATTGAGCGCATGGTCAAGCCAGAAGAAGTGCTGGTCGTCGAGAACGACGAAGGCGAGATTGTACGCGAGTTTCTCAAGGAGTCTGACACGATTGTGCTCTAcaaggccatgcgcgaGGTGCTCGTGTACCTGACGCATCtggacgtgctggacaCGGAAAATATCATGACGGAGAAGCTCGCCAGGCAGGTCGACGGCACCGAGTGGTCGTGGGCGAATCTCAACACACTGTGCTGGGCCATTGGTTCGATCTCAGGAGCGATGAACGAGGAGACAGAGAAGCGCTTCCTCGTGACCGTCATCAAGGATCTGCTCGGCCTGTGTGAGATGAAGCGGGGCAAGGACAACAAGGCGGTCGTGGCATCGAACATCATGTACATCGTCGGTCAGTACCCCCGCTTCCTCAAGGCGCACTGGAAGTTCCTCAAGACTGTCGTAAACAAGAACTTTGAGTTTATGCACGAGACGCACGAAGGTGTGCAGGACATGGCGTGTGACACATTCTCCAAGATCGCCCAGAAATGTCGCCGCCACTTTGTGATGCAGCAGGCGGGTGAGCAGGAGCCGTTTATTGATGAGATCCTGCGCAACCTCCTCCAGATCACGGTCGACCTATCGCCTCAGCAGGTGCACACGTTCTACGAGGCCGTCGGCTACATGATTGCCGCGCAGCCGCACCGTGCTACGCAGGAGAGGCTCGTGGCGAAGCTCATGGAGCTGCCGAGCAACGCCTGGGACAACCTCATGAAGCAGGCGCACAGCAACGTGGATGTGCTGAGTAACCCGGACAACATCAAAGTTCTGTCCAACGTGCTCAAGACGAACGTGTCGGCATGCTCCTCCATTGGCCCATTCTTCCTGCCGCAGATCGCACGTATATACCTCGATATGCTGGCGCTGTACCGCAGTGTGAGCGGCATTATCAGTGCCAAGGTGGAAGCCGAGGGCCTGATTGCCACCAAGACGCCGATGGTGCGTGGTCTTCGCGCCATCAAGAAGGATATCCTGCGTTTGGTCGATACGTACATCCGGCGTGCGGACGACCTCGAGGGCGTCAACGCCAACCTGATCCcgtcgctgctcgatgccatcTTGGGCGACTACCACAACAATATCCCAGCAGCACGCGATGCTGAAGTGCTCAATGTGATGGCGACGATCACGACGCGACTGGGTGCGCTGCTGACGGACAAGATTGCGCCGATCCTCGATGCCGTGTTTGAGCCGACACTCAACATGATCAACCAGGACTTTGCCGAGTACCCCGAGCACCGTGTCGGCTTCTtcaagctgctgcgtgccaTCAACCTGCACTGCTTctcggcgctgctcgagctgccgccAGCCAAGTTCAAGCTGACGGTCGACTCGATTATCTGGGCCATCAAGCACACCATGCGCGACATTGCCGACACGGGTCTGCACATCtgcctcgagctgcttaACAACATTGCGAACACGGACCCCATGATCGCCGGCGCCTTTTTCCAGCAGTACCTGCTCAACATTTTGCAAGATATCTTCTACGTATTGACCGATACGGACCACAAGAGCGGGTTCAAGACGCAGTGCCTGCTGCTTGCGCGCATTTTCGAGCTGATCGAGACAGACAAGGTTGTCGTGCCGCTGTGGGACCCCGCACAGGTGCCTGACCCTGCCATGAACAACCGCCTGTTCATCCGCCAGTACACGGCCAACTtgctgcgcgtcgcctTCCCGCACGTTCAGCCGCAGTACATTGACCAATTCGTGAGTGGCCTGTGCGCTCTGTCATCCGACCTCGTGCAGTACAAGGTGCATCTGCGCGACTTTTTGATCACGTCGCGCGAAGTCGCAGGCGGCTCGGACAACTCGGATTTGTTCCTCGAGGACaaggaggccgaggcgcggaACCGcttggcgctcgagcgcgagaacGCTGCCAAGATCCCTGGTATGCTCAAACCCTCGCAAATTGTggaggaggacgaagagctCTGA
- a CDS encoding CDK inhibitor PHO81 → MKFGKQILSQQISGWGSYYLDYKFLKKIINSLEKGRIADAALFATSVRPEETSDGPQPLLPIDSPGSELQVHKAAFFFRLERELEKINAFYLQKESELRTRLTTLITKKRHLIALANRPVGHNVITRDTPSLVTLLEGFRYFEKDLSKLQQFIEINATGFRKILKKWDKRFKSQTKELYLARQVEVQPCFNREFMTEMSDIASASILQLESLADGHELPSTPFKNEVALLRGAAPLTGPVLVSDDDPVDDLEFASERPLDFDSADKHNNVIVELEGQLTQAVHESRVDDAKQLIEQIQQQTSGGGDLDPPIHAGMAHLVWRALVTSTPDAMDAAIQGHLPNYAFVDDINARTALHISAHAGKLPLCRACVEHGVDPRASDVYGREALAYAAIGGFEDVCTYLLSLPPLRSPDDCVVHQVDLDGFSPLVHAIVRGRTGVVRILLDHVASIGAPAQTKSEHSDLSPMAIAAQCGLVDITRLLLEHGAEVGTNTEGLLPQTLAARAGHTECLRLLIDAQVDVNAVEKGTQCTPLFYAAEFGHAACVEMLLQSGASIEQVDEKGRHALFYAAWHGWRECTRMLLEAHAKAPKTSQPAPPAPVAETADMDLEGDGIPSLHLPPPIIPFRTYGHNYLDKRSLLCLSLSNQSIELHRQSFSDRPDIFPGLTSSFKLVLTPRNTSAGEQAGIPHTMIFPIAEEREEVSFQVADMEHFYLECEMYPTFGSARIAKTVLLPQVLQGLQNRTHMSLPLFDWHMNLMGHMNIVLECVRPYGSVQLQIGGHVETYWKSTLPSQNQPLTISPLPHPNTHDGQDTALYVTASSLSGDYLHVSVQFTQDLVPVVYALDRLPVDVWAPTVAQVTATEFDHIAQRTGHAWHVSDDDAGLAMPAWSQRLATTLVSLETLLKTLPQHVGVALDIRLDAAAAQPLNACIDATLQVVYDVAHRDKHRRRLFFSSTVPSACVALNWKQPNYAVFFMNNATLHSDAAVPTLPKDADPRQSSIAEAVRFAKGNNLLGLMLDTSILELVPELLTAVKAAGLVLITRSRPTTLSSTSTFAEPSLLGPPAIACPDAIDGFFEDHVIKCTK, encoded by the exons ATGAAG TTTGGCAAGCAGATTTTGAGCCAGCAAATCTCTGGATGGGGCTCGTACTATCTGGACTACAAGTTCCTGAAGAAGATCATCAACTCGCTGGAAAAGGGCCGGATCGCGGATGCCGCGCTCTTTGCGACGAGTGTGCGTCCCGAGGAGACGTCCGATGGGCCCCAGCCGCTGCTCCCGATCGACTCACCCGGCTCTGAGCTGCAGGTGCACAAGGCCGCGTTCTTCTTCcgcctggagcgcgagctcgagaaGATCAATGCGTTTTATCTGCAGAAAGAGTCGGAGCTGCGCACGCGTCTCACGACGCTCATCACCAAGAAGCGGCATCTCATCGCGCTGGCGAATCGCCCCGTCGGCCACAATGTGATCACGCGCGACacgccgtcgctcgtcacgctgctcgagggCTTCCGCTACTTTGAAAAGGATCTGTCCAAGCTGCAGCAGTTTATCGAGATCAACGCCACAGGCTTCCGCAAGATCCTCAAAAAGTGGGACAAGCGATTCAAGTCGCAGACGAAGGAGCTCTATCTGGCCCGCCAGGTCGAGGTGCAGCCCTGCTTCAACCGCGAATTTATGACCGAGATGAGCGATATCGCATCGGCGAGCATCCTCCAGCTCGAGAGCCTCGCTGATGGCCACGAGCTTCCTAGCACGCCGTTCAAGAACGAGGTGGCCCTGCttcgtggcgcagcgcctctCACGGGCCCCGTCCTCGtgtccgacgacgacccCGTCGACGACCTCGAGTTTGCGTCAGAGCGCCCGCTGGACTTTGACTCCGCCGATAAGCACAACAACGTGATCGTCGAGCTGGAAGGCCAACTCACGCAGGCTGTCCACGAGTcgcgcgtcgacgatgcgaAGCAGCTCATCGAACAGATTCAGCAGCagacgagcggcggcggcgatcTCGATCCGCCCATCCACGCAGGCATGGCGCACCTGGTCTGGCGCGCCCTCGTCACGTCGACGCCAGacgcgatggacgcggcgATTCAGGGCCACCTGCCCAACTATGCGTTTGTCGACGACATCAACGCCCGCACGGCCCTGCACATCAGCGCTCATGCTGGCAAGCTGCCGCTGtgtcgcgcatgcgtcgAACACGGCGTCGATCcacgcgccagcgacgTATACGGCCGCGAAGCCCTCGCCTATGCTGCGATCGGCGGGTTCGAGGACGTGTGCACGTACCTCCTGTCGCTCCCGCCGCTGCGCTCACCGGACGACTGCGTCGTGCACCAGGTCGACCTCGATGGCTTCTCGCCcctcgtgcatgcgatCGTGCGTGGACGCACcggcgtcgtgcggatCCTCCTCGACCACGTCGCGTCCATCGGCGCGCCGGCGCAAACCAAGTCGGAGCACAGCGACCTGTCGCCTATGGCTATCGCCGCGCAGTGTGGCCTCGTGGACATTacgcgcctgctgctcgagcatggcgccgaggTCGGGACGAACACCGAGGGACTCCTGCCACAGACACtcgcagcgcgtgccggACACACCGAGTGCCTGCGCCTCCTCATCGATGCGCAGGTGGATGTGAATGCCGTCGAGAAAGGCACACAGTGTACGCCACTGTTCTATGCTGCCGAGTTCGGGCACGCGGCGTGTGTcgagatgctgctgcagtccggcgcctcgatcgagcaggtcgacgAGAAGGGCCGACACGCGCTGTTTTATGCAGCGTGGCATGGCTGGCGCGAGTGTACGCGCATGCTGCTTGAGGCGCACgccaaggcgcccaagacgtCACagcccgcgccgccggcgccggtgGCCGAGAcggccgacatggaccTCGAAGGCGATGGCATCCCGTCCCTGCACCTGCCTCCGCCCATCATTCCCTTCCGCACGTACGGGCACAACTACCTCGACAAGCGAtcgctgctgtgcctgaGCCTCTCCAACCAGTCGATCGAGCTGCACCGCCAGTCGTTCAGCGACCGGCCAGACATATTCCCCGGCCTCACCTCGTCGTTCAAGCTCGTGCTCACGCCGCGCAACACGAGTGCCGGCGAGCAGGCTGGCATCCCACACACCATGATATTCCCGATCgccgaggagcgcgaggaAGTGTCGTTCCAGGTCGCCGACATGGAGCACTTTTACCTCGAGTGCGAGATGTACCCCACCTTCGGCTCGGCACGCATCGCCAAGACCGTGCTCTTGCCGCAGGTGCTCCAGGGCCTGCAGAACCGCACCCACATGTCCCTCCCGCTCTTTGACTGGCACATGAACCTCATGGGACACATGAACATCGTCCTTGAATGCGTACGGCCCTACGGCAGCGTCCAGCTCCAGATCGGAGGGCACGTCGAGACGTACTGGAAGAGCACGCTCCCGAGCCAAAACCAGCCGCTGACCATCTCGCCCTTGCCGCATCCCAACACCCACGATGGACAGGACACGGCGCTGTACGTCACGGCCTCGTCCCTCTCGGGCGACTATCTCCACGTCTCGGTCCAGTTCACCCAGGACCTCGTGCCCGTCGTGTACGCCCTCGACCGACTGCCCGTCGATGTATGGGCGCCCACCGTGGCCCAGGTCACCGCCACAGAGTTCGATCACATCGCCCAGCGCACCGGCcatgcatggcatgtgtccgacgacgatgccggcCTGGCTATGCCGGCGTGGAGCCAGCGACTCGCGACGACCCTCGTATccctcgagacgctcctCAAGACACTGCcgcagcacgtcggcgTGGCCCTCGACATCCGACtcgacgctgccgccgcccagccTCTGAACGCTTGCATCGATGCTACCCTCCAAGTCGTGTATGACGTCGCACACCGCGATAagcatcgccgccgcctgttTTTCAGCAGCACcgtgccaagcgcatgTGTCGCCCTCAACTGGAAGCAGCCCAACTACGCCGTGTTTTTCATGAACAATGCCACGCTCCACAGCGATGCCGCCGTACCCACCTTGCCGAAGGATGCAGATCCACGTCAGTCGAGTATCGCCGAGGCTGTGCGCTTCGCCAAAGGCAACAACCTGCTGGGCCTCATGCTCGATACCTCCATCCTCGAATTGGTgcccgagctgctcacAGCAGTCAAGGCAGCCGGCCTCGTGCTCATTACACGGAGCCGCCCTACGACGCtctccagcacatcgaccTTCGCCGAGCCCAGCCTCCTGGGTCCGCCTGCCATCGCATGCCCCGACGCCATTGACGGCTTCTTCGAAGACCATGTCATCAAGTGCACCAAATAA